In Salmo salar chromosome ssa03, Ssal_v3.1, whole genome shotgun sequence, a single genomic region encodes these proteins:
- the crf1 gene encoding Corticoliberin-1 — protein MKLNVFVSAVALLGAFQPRYECRAIETPGALDPFHNLQAELQQQLPILLRLGEEYFIRLDNSNQNSPQSSLSNKSPGAAARSTAVNRALLQFTQRLLQGKVGNSNRFLNSYANQMDDSMERGKRTWPGEEPPISLDLTFHLLREVLEMARDEQLVQQAYSNRKMMDIFGK, from the coding sequence ATGAAGTTGAATGTCTTCGTTTCCGCTGTGGCTCTACTTGGTGCCTTCCAACCCCGCTATGAATGTAGAGCTATTGAAACCCCCGGAGCACTTGATCCATTCCACAATCTTCAGGCAGAGCTGCAACAGCAACTCCCTATTCTTCTGCGACTAGGAGAGGAGTACTTCATTCGGCTTGACAACTCCAATCAAAATTCGCCCCAGTCCTCATTGTCGAATAAATCTCCAGGAGCTGCTGCGCGGTCAACAGCGGTCAACAGGGCTTTACTTCAGTTTACGCAGCGTCTTCTGCAAGGTAAAGTCGGTAACAGCAATCGGTTTCTGAACAGCTACGCTAACCAGATGGATGATTCcatggagagaggaaagaggaccTGGCCGGGCGAAGAGCCACCGATCTCATTGGACCTGACGTTCCATCTGCTGAGGGAAGTTCTAGAAATGGCTCGAGACGAGCAATTAGTTCAGCAGGCATATAGTAACCGGAAAATGATGGACATATTCGGGAAATGA
- the tri55 gene encoding tripartite motif-containing protein 55 isoform X1, giving the protein MNISLGYSHSTKQDSTMDSLEKQLICPICLEMFTKPVVILPCQHNLCRKCAQDIFQASNPYLSTRGTTVSSGGRFRCPSCRHEVVLDRHGVYGLQRNLLVENIIDMYKQEQESSSSKPEPDPAKCHQPMCEEHEGEKINIYCVTCGVPTCSLCKVFGAHKDCDVAPLNTVFNKQKTELTDCIAMLVGNNDRIQGIMSQLDETCKTVEENGRRQKSKVCESFDHLYAVLEERKGDMTLKINAEQQEKLDYINGLMRKYREHLENMAKIVETGIQTMEESEMATFLQTAKPLLQKLIAGTNISHLDKVERGYDNMDHYTANFERERRVLLTIDFVRDDEDDEEFEDGEEEVELRRMTGATRTDVSPSAAGPSVVKVNPPQPQQQTAPPPLPQRPIETLGVMATLANPQGPACATTPVQFPSLTPTPTATAQASPVHFPTPTTTPVQFPNTNLVNFPSAEPPTQMTSDTASSQQNTDDKDGPKHVFSFSWLNNQK; this is encoded by the exons ATGAATATATCTCTGGGGTATTCACATTCCACAAAGCAagacagcaccatggacagcttgGAGAAACAGCTCATTTGCCCTATCTGTTTGGAGATGTTTACCAAACCGGTGGTGATTCTCCCTTGTCAACACAACCTTTGTCGAAAATGTGCCCAAGATATTTTCCAG GCCTCAAACCCTTATCTATCGACCAGAGGAACCACTGTATCTTCAGGGGGACGTTTCCGCTGCCCGTCCTGCAGACATGAGGTGGTCCTGGACAGACATGGAGTCTATGGCCTGCAGAGGAACCTGCTGGTGGAGAATATCATTGACATGTACAAACAAGAACAGGAGTCCTCAAG CAGCAAGCCGGAGCCTGACCCTGCCAAGTGTCACCAGCCCATGTGTGAGGAGCATGAGGGTGAGAAGATCAACATCTACTGTGTGACGTGTGGCGTGCCCACCTGCTCTCTCTGCAAGGTGTTCGGAGCCCACAAAGACTGTGATGTGGCCCCACTCAACACTGTATTCAATAAGCAAAAG actgAGTTGACTGACTGTATAGCCATGCTAGTGGGGAACAACGACAGGATTCAAGGCATCATGAGTCAACTGGATGAGACCTGTAAGACCGTTGAG GAGAATGGCAGGAGGCAGAAATCCAAAGTGTGTGAAAGTTTTGATCATCTTTATGCCGTCCTGGAGGAGCGGAAAGGAGACATGACCCTGAAGATCAACGCAGAGCAACAGGAGAAACTGGACTATATAAACGGCCTCATGAGGAAGTATAGAGAGCACCTGGAGAACATGGCAAAGATTGTGGAGACAGGGATACAGACAATGGAGGAGTCAGAGATGGCTACTTTCCTGCAG ACTGCAAAGCCTCTTCTACAAAA GCTCATTGCAGGCACTAACATCTCCCACCTAGACAAAGTGGAGCGTGGCTATGACAACATGGATCACTACACAGCTAACTTTGAGCGGGAAAGGAGGGTACTGCTCACTATAGACTTTGTGAGAG ATGATGAAGACGATGAAGAATTTGAAGATGGAGAAGAGGAAGTAGAATTGAGGCGGATGACAGGGGCGACCCGTACAGATGTCTCCCCCTCTGCTGCAGGGCCCTCTGTCGTTAAGGTCAACCCTCCACAGCCCCAGCAGCAGACAGCACCCCCACCCCTTCCTCAGAGACCTATTGAGACCCTAGGTGTCATGGCTACCCTAGCCAACCCACAGGGCCCCGCCTGTGCCACAACCCCGGTACAATTCCCatccctaaccccaacaccaactGCCACCGCACAGGCCAGCCCAGTCCACTTCCCAACCCCAACCACAACTCCTGTTCAGTTCCCAAACACAAATCTGGTTAACTTCCCATCAGCGGAGCCACCGACACAG ATGACTTCTGATACGGCATCAAGTCAGCAAAACACAGATGACAAAGATGGACCCAAACACGTCTTCTCCTTTTCTTGGCTGAACAACCAGAAGTAG
- the tri55 gene encoding tripartite motif-containing protein 55 isoform X2 — MNISLGYSHSTKQDSTMDSLEKQLICPICLEMFTKPVVILPCQHNLCRKCAQDIFQASNPYLSTRGTTVSSGGRFRCPSCRHEVVLDRHGVYGLQRNLLVENIIDMYKQEQESSSKPEPDPAKCHQPMCEEHEGEKINIYCVTCGVPTCSLCKVFGAHKDCDVAPLNTVFNKQKTELTDCIAMLVGNNDRIQGIMSQLDETCKTVEENGRRQKSKVCESFDHLYAVLEERKGDMTLKINAEQQEKLDYINGLMRKYREHLENMAKIVETGIQTMEESEMATFLQTAKPLLQKLIAGTNISHLDKVERGYDNMDHYTANFERERRVLLTIDFVRDDEDDEEFEDGEEEVELRRMTGATRTDVSPSAAGPSVVKVNPPQPQQQTAPPPLPQRPIETLGVMATLANPQGPACATTPVQFPSLTPTPTATAQASPVHFPTPTTTPVQFPNTNLVNFPSAEPPTQMTSDTASSQQNTDDKDGPKHVFSFSWLNNQK; from the exons ATGAATATATCTCTGGGGTATTCACATTCCACAAAGCAagacagcaccatggacagcttgGAGAAACAGCTCATTTGCCCTATCTGTTTGGAGATGTTTACCAAACCGGTGGTGATTCTCCCTTGTCAACACAACCTTTGTCGAAAATGTGCCCAAGATATTTTCCAG GCCTCAAACCCTTATCTATCGACCAGAGGAACCACTGTATCTTCAGGGGGACGTTTCCGCTGCCCGTCCTGCAGACATGAGGTGGTCCTGGACAGACATGGAGTCTATGGCCTGCAGAGGAACCTGCTGGTGGAGAATATCATTGACATGTACAAACAAGAACAGGAGTCCTCAAG CAAGCCGGAGCCTGACCCTGCCAAGTGTCACCAGCCCATGTGTGAGGAGCATGAGGGTGAGAAGATCAACATCTACTGTGTGACGTGTGGCGTGCCCACCTGCTCTCTCTGCAAGGTGTTCGGAGCCCACAAAGACTGTGATGTGGCCCCACTCAACACTGTATTCAATAAGCAAAAG actgAGTTGACTGACTGTATAGCCATGCTAGTGGGGAACAACGACAGGATTCAAGGCATCATGAGTCAACTGGATGAGACCTGTAAGACCGTTGAG GAGAATGGCAGGAGGCAGAAATCCAAAGTGTGTGAAAGTTTTGATCATCTTTATGCCGTCCTGGAGGAGCGGAAAGGAGACATGACCCTGAAGATCAACGCAGAGCAACAGGAGAAACTGGACTATATAAACGGCCTCATGAGGAAGTATAGAGAGCACCTGGAGAACATGGCAAAGATTGTGGAGACAGGGATACAGACAATGGAGGAGTCAGAGATGGCTACTTTCCTGCAG ACTGCAAAGCCTCTTCTACAAAA GCTCATTGCAGGCACTAACATCTCCCACCTAGACAAAGTGGAGCGTGGCTATGACAACATGGATCACTACACAGCTAACTTTGAGCGGGAAAGGAGGGTACTGCTCACTATAGACTTTGTGAGAG ATGATGAAGACGATGAAGAATTTGAAGATGGAGAAGAGGAAGTAGAATTGAGGCGGATGACAGGGGCGACCCGTACAGATGTCTCCCCCTCTGCTGCAGGGCCCTCTGTCGTTAAGGTCAACCCTCCACAGCCCCAGCAGCAGACAGCACCCCCACCCCTTCCTCAGAGACCTATTGAGACCCTAGGTGTCATGGCTACCCTAGCCAACCCACAGGGCCCCGCCTGTGCCACAACCCCGGTACAATTCCCatccctaaccccaacaccaactGCCACCGCACAGGCCAGCCCAGTCCACTTCCCAACCCCAACCACAACTCCTGTTCAGTTCCCAAACACAAATCTGGTTAACTTCCCATCAGCGGAGCCACCGACACAG ATGACTTCTGATACGGCATCAAGTCAGCAAAACACAGATGACAAAGATGGACCCAAACACGTCTTCTCCTTTTCTTGGCTGAACAACCAGAAGTAG
- the tri55 gene encoding Tripartite motif-containing protein 55, whose translation MNISLGYSHSTKQDSTMDSLEKQLICPICLEMFTKPVVILPCQHNLCRKCAQDIFQASNPYLSTRGTTVSSGGRFRLCHNPGTIPIPNPNTNCHRTGQPSPLPNPNHNSCSVPKHKSG comes from the exons ATGAATATATCTCTGGGGTATTCACATTCCACAAAGCAagacagcaccatggacagcttgGAGAAACAGCTCATTTGCCCTATCTGTTTGGAGATGTTTACCAAACCGGTGGTGATTCTCCCTTGTCAACACAACCTTTGTCGAAAATGTGCCCAAGATATTTTCCAG GCCTCAAACCCTTATCTATCGACCAGAGGAACCACTGTATCTTCAGGGGGACGTTT CCGCCTGTGCCACAACCCCGGTACAATTCCCatccctaaccccaacaccaactGCCACCGCACAGGCCAGCCCAGTCCACTTCCCAACCCCAACCACAACTCCTGTTCAGTTCCCAAACACAAATCTGGTTAA
- the LOC106599615 gene encoding dnaJ homolog subfamily C member 5, with the protein MSEPRQRSLSTSGESLYQVLGLEKGCTHDDIKKSYRKFALRYHPDKNPDNPETAEKFKELNSANSILSDVTKRNIYDSYGSLGLYVAQQFGEENVNTYFMLSTWWAKGLFALCGVITGCYCCCCLCCCCNCCCGKLKPMHPGEGTDSYVSPEDLEEEIRHDKETDVDTPVVHQPTNASEKTQLIGDGHRSYI; encoded by the exons ATGTCTGAACCAAGGCAGCGCTCTCTGTCCACCTCTGGAGAGTCTCTGTATCAAGTGCTTGGACTAGAAAAAGGCTGTACCCATGATGACATCAAGAAGTCCTACAG AAAATTTGCTCTGAGGTACCACCCGGACAAGAACCCTGAtaacccagagacagcagagaaatTCAAGGAGCTCAACAGCGCTAATTCCATTCTGTCAGACGTCACCAAGAGAAACATTTATGACAGCTACGGCTCCCTTGGCCTTTATGTGGCCCAGCAGTTTGGAGAGGAGAATGTCAACACCTACTTCATGCTGTCTACCTGGTGGGCTAAG GGTCTCTTTGCCTTGTGTGGCGTGATAACGgggtgctactgctgctgctgcctgtgctGCTGCTGTAACTGCTGCTGTGGAAAGCTGAAGCCCATGCACCCCGGAGAGGGAACAGACAGCTATGTCTCCCCTGAAGACCTGGAGGAGGAGATCCGCCACGACAAGGAGACTG ATGTGGACACTCCGGTTGTGCACCAGCCAACTAATGCCAGTGAAAAGACACAGTTGATTGGGGATGGCCACCGAAGCTACATCTGA